AAATGTATGTGGTTTGTCTGCAGATCTACAATTTTCAACcgatttttttcatatttaattggTATGCTTGATCAGCATGACATGAAGTTCAGTTTTCCTGAAGGGTTTGACAATATTTCCAAGAGTTATGGTCCTTCGTTTGTTATCTTTTGaaagaattattaaaattattataaCTTTATGCAACTTCATCACATAAAACTGTCAGAACATTGTGTGTCTTGTTGTGACACAATTTAGAATCACACTTCCGTCAGGTAACGTTCTTTGTTTctcttttaaaatgaaaactgtGACAGGGACAAAATCCAACATGTCAAACTTCAGATAAACAGAAACAGTCACTATTTACGTAAAGGACGCCGACTGATAGCGGGAAATTGTACATTAATGGGTTTCGGGAGATCCATGTCGGTGAGGCTATGAGGAAGATTTTTACTCGTTATCGTGTTGTGAATGTGTTCTACTTCCTTGTGAAGTTTGACTTGTTCTATGTCCGTCAGTATGTGTATGATACTATCGGTTTCACTCTGTACATTTCCACAAACCATACTCTTTCAGAGACCTTTCTTTTCCTCCATTCAATAATTGTGATGATTAaggttattttcgcggggagTAAATtatttctggctaggtgatTGAGTGCCGTAGATCATGAGTTCGAGGTCCGGCTCAGGCACGAGTCATAacgttgtcttccttcgtcagttgtgttaattagcacaatgtatcatatacacaatGTGTTGGTGAttcgaagataaagatttgaatttcctgtcgtagttatatatatggtaattatCTTCCCTGGAAATCATAAACGATATATGATTATATCCCGGGAACAACATTTTTTAGAATTATGTACTGATGATTTAAAGTCGTGCTATCAAGccaatttgtatttttgttgtattttttcagAATAAGGCATGCAGATGTAATGTGATTATAAAAGAATTTCATATAATCTACTACAAAATTGTAGAAAAGTAGTATATAGTATCTGCTGACTTGTCTGTTTTTAGATTGAGGGAAGGTTTTAAGTTTTAATTGGCTAATAAGCTATACATATGTTGTCTTAGTATTAAACGAAGACTTGCtgctatttttatttttttttaatgttggaTTTGATCCAGACTTGACTGAATAAAATAAAAGACATATCACATAATTGACATATCACATAACTGACATAATACATGCACGTTATTGTAAGATTGAGGTAACGACGATTGGCCTTAATTGTTTAGTTTTAATTTACAAGACACAGTTGAGTTAAAATTATCAGTTCTTATTAGATAAGACATAATCTTAGAATGAAACACGTCATAATAAATAACGACCAATTGATattatatgatgatgatgatatccgagcgaaataatgtatatatttcacacacaaaaaagataaatatatatatatataaattcttaAGCGTAATTATTAATCAACATTTAACGTTCATTATTTATCGCTTTAGTTGCTATGGGTGGCTGGTGAGATATATTGAGAATCTAATATTCATTTCATTCTATAAAGACAATGTTTTAATGCAGTATAATTGTAAAAGAagtattttaatcatttatgcATATGTAAGTACAATTTCAGAGATTTTGGCAGGAAGAGGCCATCCAAATTGCCTGCTCTCTAAGTTCGAATTTATGATTggatttatttatctaaaaatacTTATTGTAACAGTTCTTTTttggatatcaatattttgtattttattatggtTAAGATGACAGGTCCTCGATGTTAAACTATGATTTCTACTTTGTAACTATCaacttgtacaatgtaattgtgatttatgacactttaataaccaaattgatttaagaaatatttaacgatgactcgtgtattgttgcaggatatacaacgaggacgaggatattttgcaattaaattaataacgaaggccgcaggcctgagttattaattaaaattgcaaaatatccgagtccgagttgtttatcctgcaacaacacacgagtcaaagttgattatttctattctaccatgtactgtttagttctcGACCCCTTccaatagaaaaacagcaaaggaACCCCGgtaaaaccttgtaatttatttcttgagtattgcattatttgttgatgaaatatacatttctttacaggcactacagtactacgatcaagagcatatATAATATGGCGTTGAatatgataatttaaaaaagggataaagaaaagaaaaaaaaggggggcctccgtaggattcgaactcgcgtcgtgataaaaatttaatgaaaggctaacccattagcccactcggctattgTAACCTTATAAGAAATaagtgaatattagatatataaagttgtaacagccgtgactcacgagcgtgtattattggcacgagcgtgtattattggaaaataatacatggttttaaaccaatcaaaactgccGTTGCAAAGCAAAGATGGTAGAATGCTTGGTAGAGTGTGTGTGTTCGATGTGGTTTTACTCACTTCTAATCTTGATGTACCTAATATGGCTATCTCGTGTTTACGTCTTGTCGCTTTGGCGATTTCGCTGTAATCAGCCACAATACTTACTTGCCTGCACCTGCCCAACGTATATCCATGGCAGATTCGTCGATGACACAACATTGACTTACCTTTCTCTGGCACACATATTcgttttctttttgtttctgtttgaaAACGGCTTGGAATGAATATTTCTATCATTAATACGTATACGTAATATGATGGAATATATGTTAAGGGAAGTTGAGAAATAAGTATGTCTCACGCTGACTCTACCGTAAATACGCCTACTAAACTTCATATGACAATACCGAGATACTAGTTCTCAGTTGATTTAATTCTCATTCATTGGCCATTTACATTTCCTCGaattttgttacattttgttttgtttttctttttgttttctgtaaaaCAGTATTAAAATGTTCCCAGAAATATCTACTTTCGGTATTGCACAACTTAAAATACGCTTTTTGGTATAGAGAAGTGTTCCCAGAAATATCAACTTTCTGTTTTGCAAAACTTCTGGTCGTTTCGGACATTTTaagataaagatttttttaatcaaatttgtttcaaaacagatataCAATGGAATGGAATAAATCTTAAACAAAACTAAATGCTATAATCGGTTTTCTGTATTCAATGCTGACGCGTCAGTTCGTGGAGAAAGGGAAACTACCAATGTCTTTTAGTTTATTATTTAGTTTAAGCCTTCacaaaaattgtttaataaaattaaaattcattctaatttgcAAGCGCTTCGGTttgatgtaatatttttaatattaaaaaagtgtgtctatttttgttttgactTTTGACTTTGATCCAGACAATCTTAATGGAATAGTTGTttgtatcaaaattattttagaaAGTAGTATTCATAAGACTGATATCGGATAATTTCCGTCAATATATCCACGTTTTATAGTGTACGTTGATGACGACAAACCACCGTCCTTACATAACAAGACATGGGTTAAAGCTTACTGGAAACGGTTATGCTTAACAGTAAAGTATTAATCAAATGGAAAGGACACATTCTTAAAAACGTCATCAGTATCCAAAGAACTAAAAATGGCCCGCAGTCGTGattaaaatattcatgaaaGGAACTTTTTAGTTTTGATAATGAAACGTGAAACTGTGTACCATTGTATGGTTAGATATACTGAGAAATACCAATACGAAATTGACATACAATTATATAGCAAGTCGTGGAAAAATAGACTTTGTATAAACTGTACTCAAAACGAggttgaggatgaatttcactttttactTATATGTCCTAAATATTCAGAGATAAggaagaaatttatcaaaaaatattactGGTACAAACTTTCTgtctttaaagttttaaatttactgaactcaaataaaataaaggaaCTACACAGATTAGGTAAATTCATTATACACGCAAATAAACAGAGAATGATGTAATATGTGTTTAATTATGTTGCAAAtgtattgataaatgtatatatagattaatcgtaaatattataatgtaccttatgtaatatgtatatcataacGTTAATGTTCATCTTCATATGTTATCCTTTGTATTctgtacaatatgtaatattatgtaatatgttttgtacaCCACTGATTGGCTGTCAAGCCAAAagtaataaaatgaattgaagtCAACGGAAAAAACAGAAGTGACCAGTATCATTCAGGACCCGTCAGCGATACTAAAGCCCAAAATATGGATATAGGTCCCTCATTTAACCCTCCCTTAAACTTCATCGTGGTTAGTCATTTGTCGCCGACAAATTAATAATCTTCAAGAAATTGTAAAGTTAAACGTTGTGATGCACTAATGatatttcaacaaatcaaaAGTGTGTATGATTTTCAATGGATGACGACAGAATCACTTTAAATTAAAGATATGAGGATCCGTGTAGGCTACACAATCTTCCGTCGGTTATCACGGCGATATGTCATATGCGTAATATAAAGTTCCAAGTCGTCCCTGTCACGTGTTATACACAAATTGTACAAACCGGAAAAGATCAGTGGTATGTACTTAAATAGGTGAGTGTATAAAGTTTGCAAGAAATATGCACAAGTGTGTACAATCATACCGATGGACATACTAGAGTGCATTAAAGTGGATTTTTCGTGAAATACGATATAAGGGAAATTATGTTTTCCTGAACACTTGGTACTTGGTACCTCCTtgttaattttataattatatcatgttGTTAAAAATTACAAGTCATGTAAGTTCACAAGGGTATCAAAAGCATGTATACTTAAGCTTTTCATCaatgacaaaatgaaaaaaaaatctattatttACGTATGTATAGGAGACATCACCACCATGAAGTTAGATCACCTAATCATTATAGTGATagaaacaaataattatattatatcacaTAGTGCATTGGTAATATCACATAATGAATTGATATCACATAATGATTTAGTCATATCACATAATGAATTGGTCATATCACAAAATGAATAAGTAATATCACATAATGAATAAGTAATATCACATCATGAATTAATGAAATCACATCATGAATAAGTGATATACTGAATTATTTCAACGTTAAttgacataattatatcaattatattatcataatgaCTGTTTATTTTAACTATATGCATGTTAGTACGAGCCCAAGATTGATACCATTAAATACATAGGCGCTTTATGTgttccttatacatgtatcattatgttatttttattattaaagcGATTTCATAGTTTTTTCCCGAAAACAACGAAtcgtaaatatatttttaaatcgATAAAACGTGGATATTAACAAATAGAGATGGACACAAGGAGATTAAGACACTTCGACAGATATCAGGAGATCAGGCATCCCAAAAGGGTAGGTGGTCCCTGCTTCAGCGACGACATcatctatataaatatctatgttGAATTAAGGTAATGGTGTTTATTCTTTTTCGTGTAAATGATATACAAAACGTTCCCaagaaacagtatatttattGCGTTACAGTCTATTTACATATCACTTGCATGACAAAATACATGAcagaatatattttatatatagagagagaatgcatggtcagtgtcttaaaatataaccTGTATTTTGGCtagggtaaagaaagacaaaagtggagAACCTTGGCTAACCACTTTTGTCTTTTTGTCCCCAGcaaaaaatacagcttatatcttaagacactgaccatgtattctatttatcctgcaacagtcatcaaaaataattattttgaagtgaaacggtatcAATAATAATCCAtatatgttcgccttttaaagGTTGTTTCATTTTGAAGTAGGCTAATCGAATTGATGCACGTGCTTAGATTCTAAAATACAGTTTTTTCCTTCACTGCCGAATACAGCAAAATAcatatggtgggtgtattccgacaatgcggtgcCAGTTGCatgataaatatgtatgtattattttactCCGACAATGCAATATTTTTATTGTCGTTATGGCCAATACTCTATAACTCTAATGCGTTCGTCGTGAAATAATACACCCCGCAAAATGTTATTGATAGCTTGTATATCGTTGCAAAGAAAAATGTATCCCCATACGTCACAGGTGAATCTCAGTTTTTGGAAGGGAAAAGATAACTCCGTCTTTTACCGTGGTAGGGAAACGATAGATAGCGTTATGACGCTACTCACGAAAGCTCAACGTCATCATTTCATGTAGTGTAACTACGTCGCAAATTGATAACACCATCAATAATGACACACATTTCAAGGACATTTATGACAGAACGATGAAAAGGTTTCATAACACATTACACCTATTTAAAGTATGCGaggaaaataatcaaatatgggCCTGTATTGTGatcagggatatctcaaccctcgtgtaagagtttgactggctAGTACTCAGCCAATGTAAGATTCGATTAATCATACTGTTGTTACCCTTCCATAGATTTCTCCCTTTCAACATGCTCAaaatttctctgtcacctcctAAGCTGTGATTCCTTTGTGAACCCCTCATAATGGTACCTCCTACTCATAATGCATCTCCTATTAATAATGGAGTTATCATAAAATCTCCCtttcattatattatatttataatgtggATTCGTAATGTTCCTGATTATAATGGTATGTCCTAATCATAATGTTGTAAGTATAACGCTATCTTAAACACGAACGTAATCATACAATTTGTAAATGACATTTCCTAATCGTAATGTTATCATAACGCTACATTACACATTAATGTATTCAtacaattttaatgatatttccTAATAATAAAATTTCTGCAACCCATGATACTTTCTCCTAATAATAATACGCCCTCAACTTGcattatatgatatagtatcaGTTCTTTCTCCTATCAGGGAAACCACCGAAACAAAgcccatacatgtatattgtaaaggtcCATACGGTAAGGTATTACATTGTCCCATCTAAAAACTAAAGTAAAAATAATCCGGCATCATGTTTTGTCTTATAATTTCATATAATGTCGCTGATTTTTCTTTCACTAGGtcattgtatatttttgtttttatagataTGTCTGTTGATTTAGGCTGTACTTAATAATGGTATGTATTACAAGACACTTTATTCCATTGACTTTGACGCATTTTTGTAGATGTATACGAAGTATCtattatgtacattatatatcaacaataaAAGAGCGTAAAAACTACCCGGACAATGAAACAGCATCAATTTTAAGATAAATTAATTTGGAAAACTTCAATACACACGAAAAATAGTGGAAAACTCTACTTTAACAGCTTGAGATGTTTGTAGTCTAGAATGCCTTTATTTCATTCACTAACATAGAAACTCAAGgtatatagggaacaaccaaccaattcaaataatagatttttgaaacatcccctgtgtatagaaagttgagccaaggataaattgtctggcagccactgatttgctagtatgttatgaagtaagaaaatagatatgtagcctgataggtaactatccataagaaatgttgataaatatttcGTAAGTCtgattgaatttttttccaaaagttcaggtaataataattaacaggtaaacatttcagatttttgagaatttttactgcgaaattcacccattgtcaaaatggctaccctggagaaaatttgagctaaaggacccaactttttttattatgtgttatatgaggccctaaacttttgttataaaccataattgtcatattgaattaaagaatttgaatgaaatactccaaaacgttaacactaaagtctatggaaaaacaattggttggttggtccctaaaACGTATCATTACAATAATAAGTCACCGTGTTTAACTCCgtgaaacaaataaatataatagTTTACTATTAAACTTAACTAGTGGCTCTTGTGAAATGTCTCCCGGTATGGAAACGTAGAACTCCAATAAAATTGGTCCAGCAATTTCTCATGATAACAATATCATCACAGCATTAACAATAACAGCAAGCAcgttgaaaaaaaataaacggcAGAAAATAAGCATGTAAACAAGTTATGTTActcttttaaagttttttctGAACTATTTTTCAATACAGCaatgattttaacaaatttcaGACATCCATGCGAACATTTCCTTACGAAATGTTTTGTCAAAGAATCCATATATTATGGGGTTCACAatgttgtttataatatataaggaGTACGCACTACGGAAGCCGACGACCTCCGAGTTAGATTTGGTCAGCCAGACGTTTCTATCCAGAGAGTCCCAGACTATCGCTGTTAATGTAGGGACAAAGCACACAACATACACCATAGTTATAACGAGAAACATGAGCGATAGTCTGTTGCCTGCCATCTTCATCTTCCTAGAAGACTTTCGGCGAGACACACTTGGTGTGACTGAGTTAGGCGTCTCTGAAACGGTTGATGATTTTCTGGTATAACCCTCACTAATAACGTCGGAGGAAGACGATTCACACACTGCTGTCGCTTTCACTCCTTTCCTGTATTTGACACGCCCATATATGGTCTTACCAATCATGACGTACAGAGTACACAATACTAAAAGATTACCAACACAGACCGTCAGGACCAACAGATTGTACACAAACGGGAACAAACGGGATCCCATTACTTCTACAGAGGCACACACATATCCAGTTACATTTAAACGTGGGTCCGTTATTGGTGCTATCCCAGTTGTGAACACACTTGGAGTTGACGCCAGAAGCACAGATATCAGTGTAAACAATACACTTAATCTTTTAGTTCTCAAAGTCATTTTAGGTTTAAAAGGTTGACAGATTCTTTGAAATCGTTGTACGGCAATAATTGTCAGCATTAGTGCCGAGGAAGATCCAGCGAACTGGCTCAACATGAAGAAAGCTTTACACAGTAACGCATCTGTGTAGCTAACCGggttaaaattaatgataagaTTAGCGGAAGAACAAATAACACAAGCCATGGAGTCTATAAATGCCAGATAGGGAATGAAGAATCTATCACCGGATGGCTTTCGAAATCTGAACTTATAGATGTAAATGACCGCTGTATTGCCAAGAAGAccaaacacaatatacaaaaagAGCATGATGGTGTTTGGAAGCAACACTCTGGCCACCCGGTTGTTCCATTGGTCGAGTATATCCTCCGGTTTAGATATCGTCGGGGTATCCATAACAAAATCCGATGGAGAGGGTCGCTCCAAACAGTTGGCGGTGTCTTCTATATAACTAACAACCCTTTAATGTGACCGATGAGACGAGGGACACAAACGATATGACATCGCAGTTGTTTTTAAGATGCTTCACCTCCCACTTAAATGCAGATAAACTTATTAATCTTGTGACCGTATATGAAGTGAGGGTTTCCCCGTGACCCACTTAAAGAATAGAAACTGAACGATCTGGTTGGTTAGGATTAAGCGGTGTACATTTGTTGTGTTTTCTAGCATATTAAGTATGGTTGATGTAGATAAATAAGAATAGCTATGGAAATTTAggttttatcaatataaatattaacttaACCTCTATGTTAATGGCCGCTAtttcatacatttgtattactcTTTTACCAATAAAAAGTAATATAATTTGCTTCCATTTGGTATTCATTTATTCCTTGCATTTTAACTTATAACACaatttaaatagaaaaaaaataaataaattattgcTATCAtgataaaaaatcatttatctCTTCTTTGGAAATTGCGCAATACATTCTTTACAAATATTGACTCATATGATTAGGTCTTAAAGGTCATATCATTCATTTTAGATATAATGTCTCAATACCCAGTGAACGCATGCATTTGGCCATAGAGTGAGATAAAAACAACGGGTTAGGGTGGTCGGTAggcagtggtaacacacttgcctttcacctaggcgtcCGGGGTTTCATTCCCcaatcggacgtgaaaaggtatggggtcacctgcccgcCCACGTGAGTTTTCCCCGATACTCCGATTTCCTCCCACAATAAAACatctcgcgcgcttccatccggacAAACAAGCGTgttgatataagttgatataacttgtttcgcaattgttgtataataagtaatgtttacatttacatatacaacaaCAACGTCAAGTTAAAAAGGTCCACGCTCTAGAATCAAGCCTGATTTTGATAGTGGTTTTGAGAGTTAATCTGTTCCAACGCCatagcgatttaaatgatttacctcagttttccctattgggctagaaacattaaaaaaacacacCTTCATCTCCATGTCTACAATATCCAAAACAGAAGCTGAGGTCACAAGGCTTTTTGTGTATAAATGCAATGCCTGTAGCACGTGCGCGCAAGCATGAGCGCGCCTTCAAATAGCTCAGAAGCTACCTATTGATAGGCAGTAACAACTTAATGCATGCAAAAAAGCCTGGTCACCTCAGCTACTGTTTTGAATATTGTAGATACAGAAATGAATGTGGTTTTGTGATATTTCTCGTCAGCTTTCTCCAATCAAGTCGATAGGTTGACATAATACATAGGTATAggataacacacgtgtaaataaGAAATCTTTCATGAATCGAAAACAATGCAGCCTCGTGAACATCAACAAAGTATTAATAACTTTTAGTGAAAAcgacaaattttatttttaccaaCATTACCCTATTTTTCATTCTCTATTAATGTCGGTAAACAACTGTCCTTGcgtgaaaacatttctatgcATGTTTATTAAGTAACCTGTTTTCACCTGATGGTGTCCGCCATTGCACTCAGCAATATCCCTTAATTGATGTAGAAATTATTTATCTCGAGACATCATCGTTTCTATAAGGCATACATAAGGTATAcgatcatacatgtacattgtaagtaaAACTGAGTAACTGAGTAATTTCTCTCGCACAATATGTTATGATCACTTACGGAAAAGATGGCTTTCTAAGTTACGTTACCATAAAttcctggggggggggggggggggggcaaacaaATTTATCTTCTGTCCGCGGTTACTGCT
This DNA window, taken from Pecten maximus chromosome 3, xPecMax1.1, whole genome shotgun sequence, encodes the following:
- the LOC117324295 gene encoding cholecystokinin receptor type A-like, whose protein sequence is MDTPTISKPEDILDQWNNRVARVLLPNTIMLFLYIVFGLLGNTAVIYIYKFRFRKPSGDRFFIPYLAFIDSMACVICSSANLIINFNPVSYTDALLCKAFFMLSQFAGSSSALMLTIIAVQRFQRICQPFKPKMTLRTKRLSVLFTLISVLLASTPSVFTTGIAPITDPRLNVTGYVCASVEVMGSRLFPFVYNLLVLTVCVGNLLVLCTLYVMIGKTIYGRVKYRKGVKATAVCESSSSDVISEGYTRKSSTVSETPNSVTPSVSRRKSSRKMKMAGNRLSLMFLVITMVYVVCFVPTLTAIVWDSLDRNVWLTKSNSEVVGFRSAYSLYIINNIVNPIIYGFFDKTFRKEMFAWMSEIC